A window from gamma proteobacterium SS-5 encodes these proteins:
- a CDS encoding cobyrinate a,c-diamide synthase, which yields MTAFYLSATHKSSGKTSLSIGLAAAMRQSGRPVQTFKKGPDYIDPLWHARASGRPCYNLDFNTQGREEILALYRRKAQGAEVVLVEGNKGLFDGMDLLGSDSNAAMALLLDLPIVLVLDVQGIIRGVAPLLLGYSQFQPGVRLAGVILNKVGGSRHEAKVRQTIEHYTDIPILGAVHRSEELRIEERHLGLVPSNEAAGVDATIARFADRVREQVDLSALLALRGPSLGPVPTEPVGRMPDVRLAIARDAAFGFYYADDLEALERAGARLLPFSPLHDGCMPKADGLFLGGGFPETHMESLAANGAMLESIRRFIRQGGPCYAECGGLMYLCRELRWRGRAAPMAGVISADAVMYDQPQGRGYVLMQQTPAHPWPGGDQDRQLPVHEFHYSRLENLAPGHAFAYSLSRGMGIDGSRDGLISQNLLASYGHQRQVAGNPWADRFLAFIRQCRGAAAKPSMG from the coding sequence ATGACCGCCTTTTATCTCTCCGCCACCCATAAATCCTCCGGCAAGACCAGCCTCAGCATAGGCCTGGCCGCTGCCATGCGCCAATCCGGCAGGCCTGTGCAGACCTTCAAGAAGGGCCCGGACTACATCGACCCCCTGTGGCATGCCCGTGCCTCTGGCCGCCCCTGTTACAACCTGGATTTCAACACCCAGGGGCGGGAGGAGATCCTTGCCCTGTACCGGCGCAAGGCCCAGGGGGCCGAGGTGGTGCTGGTGGAGGGCAACAAGGGCCTGTTCGACGGCATGGACCTGCTCGGCTCGGACAGCAATGCGGCCATGGCCCTGCTGCTCGATCTGCCCATAGTGCTGGTGCTGGACGTGCAGGGCATCATCCGCGGCGTGGCCCCCCTGCTGCTCGGCTACAGCCAGTTCCAGCCCGGCGTGCGCCTGGCCGGGGTGATCCTCAACAAGGTGGGCGGCAGTCGGCATGAGGCCAAGGTGCGCCAGACCATCGAGCACTATACCGATATCCCCATCCTGGGCGCGGTACACCGCAGCGAGGAGCTGCGCATCGAAGAGCGCCACCTGGGCCTGGTGCCGAGCAACGAGGCCGCCGGGGTGGACGCCACTATTGCACGCTTTGCTGATAGGGTGCGCGAGCAGGTGGATCTGTCGGCCCTGCTGGCCCTGCGAGGGCCGTCCCTTGGCCCAGTCCCGACCGAGCCTGTCGGCCGGATGCCCGATGTGCGCCTGGCCATAGCCCGGGATGCCGCCTTCGGCTTCTACTACGCCGATGACCTGGAGGCCCTGGAGCGGGCCGGTGCCCGGTTGCTGCCCTTCAGCCCCCTGCACGACGGGTGCATGCCTAAGGCCGATGGCCTGTTTCTTGGCGGCGGATTCCCTGAGACGCACATGGAATCCCTGGCCGCCAATGGCGCTATGCTGGAATCCATACGCCGCTTCATCCGGCAAGGTGGCCCCTGCTACGCCGAGTGCGGCGGCCTGATGTATCTGTGCCGCGAGCTGCGCTGGCGGGGCAGGGCGGCCCCCATGGCCGGGGTGATCTCGGCCGATGCCGTGATGTATGATCAACCCCAGGGCCGGGGCTATGTGCTGATGCAGCAGACCCCAGCACACCCCTGGCCGGGTGGTGATCAGGATCGCCAGTTGCCGGTGCATGAATTCCATTATTCGCGCCTGGAGAATCTGGCCCCCGGCCACGCCTTTGCCTACAGCCTGAGCCGTGGCATGGGCATAGACGGTAGCCGGGACGGCCTGATCAGCCAGAATCTGCTGGCCAGTTACGGCCATCAACGTCAGGTGGCGGGTAACCCCTGGGCAGACCGCTTTCTGGCCTTTATCCGGCAGTGCAGGGGCGCTGCCGCAAAACCATCGATGGGGTGA
- a CDS encoding iron-sulfur cluster assembly accessory protein, translating into MFRMTSAAAQQVQQAIRQGGAEGMALRLAAVTREDGSLDYRMGFDEVSDDDISITSEGIEVVMEPEYAPLLDETLLDFARLEGEEEPQFIFINPKDANYAPPQGN; encoded by the coding sequence ATGTTCAGAATGACTTCAGCCGCAGCGCAACAGGTTCAGCAGGCAATCAGGCAGGGCGGTGCCGAGGGCATGGCCCTGCGCCTGGCGGCAGTGACCCGGGAGGATGGCAGCCTGGATTACCGCATGGGCTTCGATGAGGTCAGTGACGACGACATCAGCATCACCAGCGAGGGCATAGAGGTGGTAATGGAGCCGGAATATGCCCCCCTGCTGGATGAGACCCTGCTGGATTTCGCACGCCTGGAGGGTGAAGAGGAGCCGCAGTTTATCTTCATCAACCCCAAGGACGCCAACTACGCCCCGCCGCAGGGCAACTGA